The following are encoded in a window of Coturnix japonica isolate 7356 unplaced genomic scaffold, Coturnix japonica 2.1 chrUnrandom526, whole genome shotgun sequence genomic DNA:
- the LOC107307266 gene encoding olfactory receptor 14J1-like, whose amino-acid sequence MSYDRYVAICMPLHNGTLMDSRTCATMAAAAWGAGVLSSVLHTASTFSLALCHGNVVNQFFCEIPQILKLSCSASYLREVVIIIFSLSLAFGCFVFIVVSYVQIFLAVLRMPSEQVRHKAFSTCLPHLAVVSLFLSTAFFAYLKPLSTSSPLLDLMVALLYSVVPPTLNPIIYSMRNREIRHALRKVLQYELFQLP is encoded by the coding sequence ATGTCCTATGACCGCTATGTTGCCATCTGCATGCCCCTGCACAACGGGACTCTGATGGACAGCAGAACTTGtgccaccatggcagcagctgcctggggcgCTGGGGTTCTCAGTTCCGTGCTGCACACTGCCAGTACGTTTTCACTGGCTCTCTGCCATGGGAATGTGGTaaaccagtttttctgtgaaatcccccAGATCCTCAAACtctcctgctcagcctcctACCTCAGGGAAGTTGTGATTATCATTTTTAGTCTAAGTTTAGCCTTtgggtgctttgttttcatagttgTGTCCTATGTGCAAATCTTCCTTGCCGTGCTAaggatgccctctgagcaggtaaggcacaaagccttctccacaTGCCTCCCTCACCTGGCCGTGGTCTCCCTGTTtctcagcactgcctttttTGCCTACCTGAAGCCCCTCTCCACTTCTTCCCCACTTCTGGATCTGATGGTGGCACTTCTGTACTCAGTGGTTCCTCCAACACTGAACCCTATTatctacagcatgaggaacagggaGATCAGGCATGCTCTCAGGAAGGTGTTACAATATGAACTATTCCAGCTTCCATAG